A single Desulfomonile tiedjei DNA region contains:
- a CDS encoding DUF5309 family protein, with the protein MAGNVSDFMKLWTQGDPESERSLQKILRGGLDKVVQEESDVLSKVKIGDPVAGPVVRWMEEWGYPSRITARLTGDTLTFSGHLFGQPVNAESVRKAVRVGTILERPSDGVQAKAVSVDGLTASVTAYGNTTLSDDTGPVYWDIIAEVWSDYRDASDPRALDRIFREVGTQIHAETFEIPKTRKNTKYEVVNDEVNHQVKALMAKLRRQLAYAVLRSRPYHDGSDFVYGNKTEEPTMCGICTWPIITQAELSNPNVFVNKAGAALTKTDLDNLARHLWLDEHANYNTGNWWIVCHPLTHQYIHDFDISYRRMEKDEKDIGFHVDTFDAKIGKRFPILSDRYMRPDTLIMVNFKEMEYGFFANDQIERKEIPTQGRYQRWLISFQTYGVVARNPRANIGMIYGLPAD; encoded by the coding sequence ATGGCTGGAAATGTTTCTGACTTTATGAAGCTCTGGACTCAGGGCGACCCTGAATCCGAACGCTCCCTTCAGAAAATCCTCCGAGGTGGGCTCGACAAGGTGGTCCAGGAGGAAAGCGACGTTCTGTCCAAGGTTAAGATCGGTGATCCGGTAGCCGGCCCCGTGGTTCGATGGATGGAGGAATGGGGATATCCGTCGCGAATTACTGCAAGGCTCACCGGCGATACTCTCACCTTTTCCGGACACCTGTTCGGCCAGCCGGTCAATGCGGAATCGGTAAGGAAAGCCGTTCGCGTGGGCACCATTCTTGAACGGCCGTCGGACGGTGTTCAGGCCAAAGCGGTTTCGGTCGATGGTCTGACCGCTTCCGTGACCGCATATGGCAACACCACCCTGAGCGATGACACCGGGCCTGTCTATTGGGATATCATCGCCGAGGTATGGTCCGACTATCGGGATGCCTCTGACCCTCGCGCACTCGACAGGATCTTCCGGGAGGTGGGCACTCAGATCCATGCGGAAACCTTCGAGATCCCCAAAACCCGCAAGAACACGAAGTACGAGGTGGTCAACGACGAGGTCAATCATCAAGTCAAGGCTCTCATGGCCAAGCTCAGACGCCAGTTGGCTTATGCGGTGCTTCGCTCCAGGCCTTACCACGATGGTTCGGACTTTGTGTACGGCAATAAGACCGAAGAGCCGACCATGTGCGGCATCTGCACCTGGCCGATAATAACCCAGGCCGAACTCTCCAATCCGAATGTTTTCGTGAACAAAGCAGGTGCCGCGCTAACAAAGACCGACCTGGACAATCTTGCCCGCCACCTGTGGCTCGACGAGCATGCCAACTACAACACAGGCAACTGGTGGATTGTGTGCCATCCGCTCACACATCAGTACATCCATGATTTCGACATTTCATACCGCCGGATGGAGAAAGACGAGAAGGACATAGGATTCCACGTTGACACCTTCGACGCGAAGATCGGCAAGCGTTTTCCGATCCTTTCCGACAGGTACATGAGGCCTGATACGCTGATCATGGTGAATTTCAAAGAAATGGAATACGGGTTCTTTGCCAATGACCAGATCGAACGCAAGGAGATTCCCACTCAGGGCCGTTACCAGCGCTGGCTGATCTCCTTCCAGACCTATGGAGTTGTGGCTCGAAACCCCAGAGCCAACATCGGCATGATCTACGGCCTTCCGGCCGACTAA
- a CDS encoding tetratricopeptide repeat protein, with protein sequence MRRNLWFLTCLIGLAWYVLSVPCMAHDVYYNEAIQEFGQMLQHGRFADALPVACRLLEMAEKDSQGDRLNMGTALSALAGVYTMLERYKEAKPLLERALPILEQEVGRQHYLFATMLEALAGAQAKTSRFDEAEASFREVIRIREGLFGADDDSVGIAYYNLGVALIKARKYEQAREPLTRALEIKEKALGPDHPKLEEPLDALAQACWMTDDTEKAIEYEDRSRKLRAKSAAKAQESAGSEPESAPR encoded by the coding sequence ATGAGACGAAATTTGTGGTTTCTTACATGCCTGATTGGGTTAGCATGGTATGTCCTCTCCGTTCCCTGTATGGCTCATGATGTCTACTACAACGAAGCCATTCAGGAGTTTGGACAGATGCTCCAACACGGCAGGTTTGCAGACGCATTGCCGGTTGCCTGCCGTCTCCTGGAAATGGCAGAGAAGGACTCCCAAGGAGATAGGCTAAACATGGGTACCGCCTTGTCGGCACTGGCTGGCGTGTACACCATGCTTGAGAGGTATAAAGAGGCAAAGCCCCTTCTTGAAAGGGCATTGCCAATTTTGGAACAAGAAGTCGGAAGACAACACTACTTATTCGCCACCATGCTGGAAGCGCTGGCAGGTGCTCAGGCCAAGACCTCTCGGTTTGACGAAGCCGAGGCGTCGTTCCGAGAGGTTATTCGCATCCGGGAGGGCCTTTTCGGCGCTGATGACGACTCTGTCGGAATTGCTTATTACAATCTGGGCGTTGCTCTTATTAAGGCGCGCAAGTATGAACAAGCCCGTGAACCATTGACAAGGGCCTTGGAAATCAAGGAAAAGGCGCTGGGGCCTGACCACCCCAAACTCGAGGAACCGCTCGACGCCTTGGCACAGGCCTGCTGGATGACCGACGACACTGAAAAAGCAATCGAATACGAAGACCGATCGAGAAAGCTAAGGGCAAAGTCAGCCGCAAAAGCGCAGGAATCAGCCGGATCTGAACCTGAATCCGCTCCCAGGTAG
- a CDS encoding methyltransferase domain-containing protein codes for MPEKSNNDSQLRDILSHFDQSAKAWNDLYTLPTSANDVVLQNRLAFALELLSNHLPTDSTVLDVGCGPGIDAIGLARRGYKVKCVDISPQMVGLSKRNFADCGLIYSDRDFVVGDFMQADFGTGPFDGILALGFLEYQTDELAVIRRFRELLRPGGVLIVSGPIKRSLSTLFGATVFIRGQRGGKSLTVNRYSVGRMTQLLAASGFQVKDFVRHGFANFPLVEKNFGLKGGLWLQGFLTKVSRFLPIKTFCNDIVVAATRI; via the coding sequence ATGCCCGAGAAATCCAATAACGATAGCCAACTCCGTGATATTCTGTCTCACTTTGACCAAAGCGCAAAGGCGTGGAATGATCTTTACACGCTCCCCACTTCTGCAAACGATGTAGTGCTTCAAAATCGCTTGGCCTTCGCTCTGGAGCTACTGTCCAATCACCTTCCCACCGATTCCACGGTGCTCGATGTAGGTTGCGGACCTGGAATTGACGCAATTGGGCTGGCCCGTAGGGGATACAAAGTGAAATGTGTCGACATATCTCCTCAAATGGTAGGACTCTCCAAACGAAACTTTGCCGATTGTGGCCTGATCTATAGCGATCGCGATTTTGTTGTCGGCGATTTTATGCAAGCGGATTTCGGCACGGGGCCATTTGACGGCATTTTAGCCTTGGGATTTCTGGAGTATCAGACCGACGAACTCGCTGTGATCAGGCGTTTTCGGGAGCTGTTGAGGCCGGGCGGGGTATTGATCGTTTCCGGGCCTATCAAACGGTCTCTAAGCACTCTGTTCGGTGCCACAGTATTCATTCGGGGACAACGCGGCGGCAAAAGCCTCACGGTCAATCGCTACAGTGTTGGTCGTATGACACAGCTTCTCGCTGCATCCGGTTTTCAGGTCAAGGACTTCGTGAGACACGGTTTTGCGAACTTCCCGCTTGTAGAAAAGAATTTTGGGCTCAAAGGCGGGCTTTGGTTGCAGGGATTCCTAACCAAAGTGTCGCGATTCCTGCCGATAAAAACCTTCTGCAACGACATCGTAGTCGCCGCCACCAGGATTTAG
- a CDS encoding PIG-L family deacetylase, translating into MLDSLKAIWRKLLFDRASPEMILLLKHIRCVGSSFYFPLSHKLVRQPGITRGRVLVLAPHADDEIIGLGGTMAMHLEAGTRILVLYMTAGDKGDSTLVAQDLAKVRKREAEEIAKNFGFESVFWQYEDQRLGDHVTEAGLKLSAILDAWRPDSVFVPSCIDSHKDHFSANLVLAEALQKGSYDHIPIYGYEVATDIPFPNHVVDITTHFEKKMEMLSYYKSQSGFINYSRLCMLRNGLNYARYVDGQAEGYAEAYLRWPASSYRQVVKDLARECRI; encoded by the coding sequence ATGCTCGATAGCTTGAAAGCCATTTGGCGCAAACTGCTTTTTGATCGGGCCTCTCCCGAAATGATTCTCCTGCTCAAGCACATACGGTGCGTCGGGAGTTCATTCTATTTCCCGCTTTCTCACAAGCTGGTGCGGCAACCGGGGATTACCAGGGGCCGCGTTTTGGTGCTTGCTCCTCATGCGGACGACGAGATCATCGGCCTGGGCGGTACAATGGCCATGCATTTGGAGGCTGGGACTAGAATACTGGTGCTGTACATGACCGCCGGCGATAAAGGGGACTCGACTTTGGTCGCGCAAGACCTGGCGAAGGTCCGGAAGAGGGAAGCGGAGGAGATTGCGAAGAACTTTGGATTTGAAAGCGTCTTCTGGCAATACGAGGACCAGCGTTTAGGTGACCATGTGACTGAGGCCGGCTTGAAATTGAGCGCGATCCTGGACGCCTGGAGGCCTGACTCGGTCTTTGTGCCGTCGTGCATAGACTCTCACAAAGACCACTTCTCAGCTAATCTTGTCCTGGCTGAGGCCCTTCAAAAAGGAAGTTACGACCATATTCCGATTTACGGATATGAGGTTGCTACGGATATCCCTTTTCCGAATCACGTCGTAGACATAACCACCCACTTTGAAAAAAAGATGGAAATGCTCTCGTACTACAAATCGCAGTCCGGATTCATCAATTACTCCAGATTGTGCATGTTACGGAACGGACTCAATTACGCCAGGTATGTAGATGGGCAGGCAGAGGGCTATGCGGAGGCTTACCTGCGATGGCCGGCATCGAGTTATAGACAAGTCGTAAAAGATCTCGCCCGTGAATGCAGGATCTGA
- a CDS encoding glycosyltransferase, translated as MRITACVATKNRTDMLHQLLWSLIRQEYKDWDLVIVDDSDVPVNWNSIGVYPRLFSEITRTGHDIRIAAGPRVSRIGAAYQVGLKVAKTENPLFFRVDDDSWLEADYFSRLVQVMKQDDVGACGGLFLHPGQEIETLEPHDPRYSHATIEGLSDQVNIQWCRHKASDLVPVEHLTANILFSRKWLERIGGFETLLYNQHRDETQATWRLHVEGARLFVHPLAIAWHLRASGGGSRGYSPDVYLNDHRKFMAQRKSMKPGIHLNLGHAIGDGFMATPMIHMMREMNPNRNLAVFAPWAKAILDGNPDLDEIADHPLDAQRTVRLEQSVYAWASANGWKGHLAQAYCRMFDLPEPKDLTPRFFWNSDKGSFAQTIPEGPYIVIAPWSTAKTFDYYGPSGNKNWPLDRWPEVVAWAHEKGFRVVQLRGSKEEPLIDGVDVDLCERPLREAFAVVEKASLMVSVDTMAHHAAAAFGVPGVVLWGRSKASHFGYTKENIINIQGECPGIAVQNHASGVAIARTHGRAPMDGNSLILERPCINDDQWAMDKEACPIPGHPCMAGISTDTVIAALERLWGGPF; from the coding sequence ATGCGCATAACTGCATGCGTGGCTACAAAGAATCGGACCGACATGCTCCACCAGTTGCTTTGGAGCTTGATTCGGCAGGAATACAAGGACTGGGATCTCGTGATTGTGGACGACTCGGACGTTCCGGTGAATTGGAACAGCATCGGGGTCTATCCCAGGCTATTCAGTGAAATCACCAGAACAGGCCACGATATACGAATCGCGGCCGGCCCGCGGGTCAGCCGCATAGGCGCGGCCTATCAGGTCGGGCTCAAGGTGGCGAAAACCGAGAACCCGCTGTTCTTCAGAGTCGACGACGACTCGTGGCTGGAAGCGGATTACTTTTCGCGGCTCGTACAAGTGATGAAGCAGGATGACGTTGGAGCATGCGGAGGATTGTTTCTCCATCCCGGCCAGGAGATCGAAACGCTTGAACCTCACGACCCAAGGTACAGCCACGCCACCATAGAAGGGCTTTCCGATCAGGTAAACATCCAGTGGTGCCGCCACAAAGCCTCGGATTTGGTCCCGGTCGAACACCTTACAGCGAATATACTATTCAGCAGAAAATGGCTGGAGAGGATAGGCGGATTTGAAACCCTGCTCTACAACCAGCACCGGGACGAAACTCAGGCTACCTGGCGTCTCCATGTGGAAGGGGCCAGGCTGTTTGTCCATCCGCTGGCAATCGCGTGGCACCTCAGGGCTTCGGGAGGAGGATCTCGGGGTTATTCTCCCGATGTTTATCTGAACGATCACCGAAAGTTCATGGCCCAACGCAAAAGCATGAAACCGGGCATTCACCTCAACCTGGGACATGCCATTGGCGACGGATTCATGGCCACCCCAATGATCCACATGATGCGGGAGATGAACCCGAACCGAAACCTCGCGGTTTTTGCGCCGTGGGCAAAGGCGATTCTCGATGGCAACCCCGATCTTGACGAGATAGCCGACCACCCGTTGGATGCGCAGCGAACTGTCAGGCTCGAACAGTCGGTGTATGCCTGGGCGAGCGCAAACGGGTGGAAGGGGCATTTGGCGCAGGCATACTGCAGAATGTTCGATCTGCCCGAACCAAAGGACCTGACCCCGCGATTCTTCTGGAACAGTGACAAGGGCTCTTTCGCTCAAACCATCCCCGAGGGGCCTTATATAGTCATAGCCCCGTGGTCCACGGCCAAGACCTTCGATTATTACGGCCCGAGCGGAAACAAGAATTGGCCGCTTGACCGTTGGCCGGAGGTGGTTGCTTGGGCCCATGAGAAAGGTTTCCGTGTGGTTCAGCTCAGAGGTTCCAAGGAGGAGCCTCTGATTGACGGAGTGGATGTGGACCTGTGCGAGCGGCCGCTGCGAGAAGCATTCGCGGTTGTGGAGAAAGCCTCGCTGATGGTCAGCGTGGATACTATGGCTCACCACGCGGCCGCGGCTTTCGGGGTCCCCGGTGTCGTTTTGTGGGGCCGTTCCAAGGCCAGTCATTTTGGATATACGAAAGAGAACATCATCAACATTCAAGGGGAGTGTCCTGGCATCGCGGTCCAGAATCACGCATCGGGTGTTGCTATCGCAAGGACGCACGGCCGTGCGCCTATGGACGGCAATTCCTTGATCCTGGAACGGCCCTGCATCAACGACGACCAGTGGGCCATGGACAAAGAGGCTTGCCCGATTCCAGGCCACCCCTGTATGGCCGGGATATCGACCGACACGGTGATAGCTGCACTAGAACGTTTGTGGGGAGGCCCGTTTTGA